One part of the Athene noctua chromosome Z, bAthNoc1.hap1.1, whole genome shotgun sequence genome encodes these proteins:
- the LOC141973977 gene encoding aquaporin-7-like, protein MLEKIQKALTIRSGTVRELLAEALGMFILMVFGLSSVAQVVLGRGDFGQHLSINLGFGIGVTLGIHAAGGISGAHLNAAITLTHCILGNLPWRKLPAYLIGQFLGSFMAAATVFALYYDALYDYTKGNFTVTGPTATASIFSTYPAPYVSLVGGFFTEFTATVMLLLGILIIHDEKNNAALKGTQALLTGILVLGIGLGMGLNTGYAINPSRDLPPRVFTAIAGWGMDVFTAGHHWWWVPLTAPTLGSLAGVLIHKLFIDFHNQPVLECENEKGQPVVESSTL, encoded by the exons ATGCTGGAGAAGATTCAGAAGGCGCTCACCATTCGTAGCGGCACCGtcagggagctgctggcagaaGCACTGGGGATGTTCATCCTCATG GTCTTCGGCTTGTCTTCTGTGGCACAAGTGGTATTAGGAAGAGGAGACTTTGGGCAGCATCTGAGCATCAATTTGGGATTTGGCATTGGTGTTACCTTGGGCATCCATGCAGCTGGGGGAATCTCTG GAGCACATCTGAACGCTGCCATCACCCTCACACACTGCATTTTAGGAAACCTCCCCTGGAGAAAGCTCCCAGCTTATCTGATTGGACAGTTCCTGGGCTCATTTATGGCAGCAGCCACCGTCTTTGCCCTCTACTATG ATGCTCTGTATGACTACACCAAGGGGAACTTTACAGTAACAGGACCAACTGCCACAGCGTCGATCTTCTCCACTTACCCTGCTCCCTACGTATCTTTGGTGGGGGGCTTCTTCACAGAG TTTACAGCAACAGTGATGCTGCTCCTGGGCATTTTGATCATCCATGATGAGAAAAACAACGCAGCCCTGAAAGGCACGCAGGCCCTTCTCACGGGTATCCTGGTCCTGGGCATCGGCCTGGGGATGGGGTTGAACACAGGCTACGCCATAAACCCCTCCCGGGACCTGCCCCCCAGGGTCTTCACGGCAATTGCTGGCTGGGGAATGGACGTCTTCAC gGCTGGACATCACTGGTGGTGGGTTCCACTCACGGCTCCAACTCTGGGAAGCCTTGCTGGTGTTTTAATCCACAAACTCTTCATTGATTTTCACAACCAGCCCGTCCTGGAATGTGAAAATGAGAAAGGACAGCCAGTGGTGGAGAGTTCTACACTGTGA